A portion of the Symphalangus syndactylus isolate Jambi chromosome 13, NHGRI_mSymSyn1-v2.1_pri, whole genome shotgun sequence genome contains these proteins:
- the ZIM3 gene encoding zinc finger imprinted 3, which translates to MNNSQGRVTFKDVTVNFTHGEWQRLNPKQRNLYRDVMLENYSNLVSVGREETTKPDVILRLEQGKEPWSVEEEVLGSGRPEKNGDIGGQIWKPKDVKESLAREVSSINKETLTTQKGVERDGSKKILPLGIDDVSSLKHCVQNNSHNDNGYRKLVGHNPSKFVGKQLKCNACRKLFTSKSRLQSHLSRHACQKSFECRSCGRAFGEKWKLDKHQKTHAEERPYKCEKCGNAYKQKSNLFQHQQMHTKEKPYHCKTCGKAFSWKSSCINHEKIHSAKKSYQCNECEKSFRQNSTLIQHKKVHTGQKPFQCTDCGKAFIYKSDLVKHQRIHTGEKPYKCSICEKAFSQKSNVIDHEKIHTGKRAYECDLCGNTFIQKKNLIQHKKIHTGEKPYECNRCGRAFFQKSNLRTHQKTHSGERTYKCSECGKTFIRKLNLSLHKKTHTGQKPYECSECGKAFADKSYLVRHQKRIHST; encoded by the exons ATGAACAATTCCCAG GGAAGAGTGACTTTCAAGGATGTCACTGTGAACTTCACCCACGGGGAGTGGCAGCGGCTGAATCCCAAACAGAGAAACTTGTACAGGGATGTGATGCTGGAGAATTACAGCAACCTTGTCTCCGTGG GACGAGAGGAAACCACCAAACCTGATGTGATCTTGAGGTTGGAACAAGGAAAGGAGCCATGGTCTGTGGAAGAGGAAGTGCTGGGAAGTGGCCGTCCAG aaaaaaacGGGGACATTGGAGGGCAGATTTGGAAGCCAAAGGATGTGAAAGAGAGTCTTGCAAGAGAAGTCTCATCAATCAATAAGGAAACGCTGACTACGCAGAAAGGTGTAGAACGTGACGGATCTAAGAAAATACTTCCACTGGGCATAGATGATGTATCTTCCTTGAAACACTGTGTACAAAATAATTCTCACAACGATAATGGATACAGAAAATTAGTTGGCCATAATCCATCCAAATTTGTAGGAAAACAACTGAAATGTAATGCCTGTAGAAAGTTATTCACTTCAAAGTCACGCCTTCAGAGTCACCTGAGCAGGCATGCCTGCCAGAAATCCTTTGAATGTCGTAGCTGTGGAAGAGCATTCGGGGAGAAGTGGAAGCTTGATAAACATCAGAAAACTCATGCAGAGGAAAGGCCCTATAAATGTGAGAAATGTGGGAATGCCTACAAGCAGAAGTCAAATCTCTTTCAACACCAGCAAATGCATACTAAAGAGAAACCCTATCACTGTAAGACATGTGGAAAAGCCTTTTCCTGGAAATCATCCTGCATTAATCATGAGAAAATTCATAGTGCCAAGAAATCCTATCAGTGTAATGAATGTGAGAAATCCTTCAGGCAGAACTCAACCCTCATTCAACATAAAAAAGTTCACACTGGACAAAAACCCTTTCAATGTACGGACTGTGGAAAGGCTTTCATTTACAAGTCAGATCTTGTGAAACACCAGAGAATACACACgggagagaaaccctataaatgtaGCATATGTGAGAAGGCCTTTTCCCAGAAATCCAATGTCATCGATCATGAGAAAATTCACACTGGGAAGAGAGCTTACGAGTGTGATCTGTGTGGAAATACCTTTATCCAGAAGAAAAACCTCATTCAACATAAAAAAATCCATACTGGGGAAAAGCCCTATGAATGTAATAGATGTGGAAGAGCCTTCTTTCAGAAGTCAAACCTTCGTACCCATCAGAAAACTCACAGCGGAGAGAGGACCTACAAATGTAGTGAATGTGGAAAAACCTTCATCCGGAAATTAAACCTTAGTTTGCACAAAAAAACCCATACTGGACAAAAACCTTATGAATGTTCTGAATGTGGTAAAGCCTTCGCTGACAAGTCTTACCTTGTTAGGCACCAGAAAAGAATTCACTCCACATAG
- the USP29 gene encoding ubiquitin carboxyl-terminal hydrolase 29, translated as MISLKVHGFIQIWSQRTGMTKVKEALIETVQRKKETKLVVTFKSGQFIRVFQLSNNIRSVVLRHCKNRQSHLHLTLKNNVFLFIDKLSYRDAKQLNMFLDIIQQNKCQQPMKSDADWSVFESRNMLKEIDKTSFYSICNQPSYQKMPLFMSKSPTHVKKGLLENQGGKGKNTLSSDLQTNKDILKEYNPVPNKTYKTDSLKYIQSNGKNPSLEDLEKDRGLKLGPSFKTNCNGNPNLDETVLAPQTLDAKNSLASPLEPEHSQDDPRCNKAQVPLDSHSEQLQQGFPNLGNTCYMNAILQSLFAIPSFADDLLTQDVPWEYIPFEALIMTLTQLLALKDFCSTAIKRELLGNVKKVISAVAEIFSGNMQNDAHEFLGQCLDQLKEDMGNLNAILNTGKECGDENSSPQMHVGSATTEVVVCPVVANFEFELQLSIICKACGHAALKVEPNNYLSINLHQEAKPLPLSIQNSLDLFFREEELEYNCEMCKQKSCVARHTFSRLSRVLIIHLKRYSFNNADLLVKNNKQIYIPRYLSLSSYCNESTKPPLPLSSSAPVGKCEVLEVSQEMVSEITSPLTPSVKLTSESSDSRVLPIEPDKNADLQRFQRDCGEASQEQHQRDLENGSALESEVVHFRDRAIGEKELPVADSLMDQGDISLPVIYENGGKPISSPDTRLAEVHLQEVPQHPELQKYEKTNTFVEFNFDSVTESTNGFYECKENRIPEGSQGMADQLQQCIEESIIEEFLQQAPPPGVRKLDAQEHTEETLNQSTELRLQKADLNHLGALGSDNPGNKNILDTENTRGEAKELTRNVKMGNPLQAYRLISVVSHIGSSPNSGHYISDVYDFQKQAWFTYNDLRVSEISETKMQEARLHSGYIFFYMHDGIFEELFRKAENFQLLSTQAGVIPQGE; from the coding sequence ATGATATCTCTAAAGGTACATGGATTCATCCAAATTTGGAGCCAGAGGACTGGGATGACTAAGGTGAAAGAAGCTCTCATTGAAACAgtgcaaagaaaaaaggaaactaaacTGGTGGTCACTTTCAAATCTGGACAATTTATAAGAGTTTTTCAGCTGAGTAATAACATTAGAAGTGTGGTCCTTAGACAttgtaaaaatagacaaagtcACCTGCAtttaactttgaaaaacaatgtGTTCTTGTTTATTGACAAATTATCCTACAGAGATGCTAAACAGTTGAATATGTTCCTGGACATAATCCAGCAAAACAAATGTCAGCAACCCATGAAATCTGATGCTGATTGGAGTGTGTTTGAAAGCAGGAATATGCTGAAGGAAATTGACAAAACTTCATTTTACAGCATTTGTAACCAACCAAGTTATCAGAAGATGCCTTTGTTTATGTCAAAATCAccaacacatgtgaaaaaggggttATTAGAAAATCAAGGTGGGAAGGGGAAAAACACACTATCATCTGATCTACAGACAAATAAGGACATTCTGAAGGAATATAACCCTGTACCAAACAAGACATATAAGACAGATTCCTTGAAATATATACAAAGCAATGGGAAGAACCCAAGTTtagaggatttagaaaaagatAGAGGTTTGAAACTTGGGCCTTCATTCAAGACCAACTGTAATGGAAATCCTAACCTAGATGAGACTGTTCTTGCACCTCAGACTCTCGATGCCAAAAATAGTTTGGCATCTCCATTGGAACCAGAGCACAGCCAGGATGACCCAAGATGCAACAAAGCCCAGGTGCCTCTTGACTCTCATTCAGAGCAACTGCAGCAAGGGTTCCCCAATTTGGGAAACACCTGTTACATGAATGCAATTTTACAATCGCTATTTGCAATTCCATCTTTTGCTGATGACCTACTCACTCAAGATGTCCCATGGGAATATATTCCCTTTGAGGCTCTTATTATGACCTTGACCCAGCTGCTTGCTTTGAAAGATTTCTGTAGTACAGCGATCAAGAGAGAATTACTTGGGAATGTTAAAAAAGTCATTTCAGCAGTTGCAGAAATATTTTCTGGCAACATGCAGAATGATGCTCATGAGTTTTTAGGTCAGTGTTTAGACCAGCTGAAAGAAGACATGGGAAACTTAAATGCCATTTTGAATACTGGGAAAGAATGTGGAGATGAAAATTCATCCCCACAAATGCATGTTGGTAGTGCTACCACCGAAGTGGTTGTTTGCCCTGTTGTTGCTAATTTTGAGTTTGAATTGCAGCTCTCCATTATTTGTAAAGCCTGTGGTCATGCTGCTCTCAAGGTAGAACCTAATAATTATCTCTCCATCAACCTGCACCAAGAAGCAAAACCACTTCCTTTGTCCATTCAGAATTCTTTAGATCTTTTCTTTAGAGAAGAAGAGCTTGAATATAACTGTGAGATGTGTAAGCAGAAGAGTTGTGTTGCAAGGCATACATTTAGTAGGCTCTCCAGGGTCCTTATCATTCATCTGAAACGCTATAGCTTCAACAATGCTGACTTGCTGGTGAAGAATAACAAGCAAATTTATATTCCCAGATATTTAAGTTTATCTTCTTATTGCAATGAAAGCACCAAACCACCTCTTCCCTTGAGCAGTAGTGCACCTGTCGGGAAATGTGAAGTCCTGGAAGTCTCTCAGGAGATGGTTTCTGAGATCACCAGCCCATTGACACCATCAGTGAAGCTGACCTCAGAATCCAGTGATTCCCGGGTTCTACCCATTGAACCAGACAAGAATGCCGACCTACAAAGATTCCAGAGAGATTGTGGAGAAGCAAGCCAAGAGCAGCATCAGAGAGACCTGGAAAATGGCTCTGCACTAGAGTCAGAAGTGGTCCACTTTAGAGATAGGGCAATCGGTGAAAAGGAGCTTCCAGTGGCTGACTCACTGATGGACCAGGGAGACATTTCTCTTCCTGTGATCTATGAAAATGGAGGGAAGCCAATCAGCAGCCCAGACACAAGGCTTGCCGAGGTTCATCTTCAAGAGGTGCCTCAACATCCAGAACTTCAGAAGTATGAGAAAACCAATACATTCGTAGAGTTCAATTTTGACAGTGTCACTGAGTCTACCAATGGCTTTTATGAGTGTAAAGAAAACAGGATTCCAGAAGGATCCCAAGGAATGGCTGACCAGCTCCAGCAGTGTATTGAGGAGAGCATCATAGAGGAATTTCTTCAGCAGGCACCACCTCCAGGTGTTAGGAAGCTGGATGCCCAGGAACATACAGAGGAGACCCTCAATCAGTCTACAGAATTAAGACTTCAAAAGGCTGACCTGAATCACCTTGGGGCACTGGGTTCTGATAACCcaggaaacaaaaacattttagatACAGAGAACACAAGAGGTGAAGCCAAGGAACTCACAAGAAACGTGAAGATGGGGAATCCTCTCCAGGCCTACAGACTCATCAGTGTTGTCAGCCATATTGGGAGCTCCCCAAATTCAGGCCATTACATCAGCGATGTGTATGACTTTCAGAAGCAGGCCTGGTTCACATACAACGATCTACGTGTATCAGAAATCTCAGAGACCAAAATGCAGGAGGCGAGGCTTCACTCTGGGTATATCTTCTTTTACATGCACGATGGGATTTTTGAGGAGCTGTTTAGAAAAGCAGAGAACTTTCAGCTACTTAGCACACAGGCAGGGGTGATCCCTCAGGGGGAATAA